The sequence below is a genomic window from Bosea sp. F3-2.
ACGTCGATGCCGGCCTCGATAAAGTCGAGATAGCGGTTGGCGACGGCGATGTGGACGCTGAGCTTGGGATAGAGCTTGCGGAAGGCCGGCAGCATCGGCGCGAGATAGATCGTCGCGAAGGATAGCGAACTGGTGACGCGCAGTACCCCCTGCGGCGCGAGCGTGTGTGCGTTCACCGCATTCTCTGCCTCCGCGAGATCGTTCAGCAGCGCGCCGCTGCGTTGATAGAATTCCTGCCCGGCTTCGGTCAGCCAGAGGCGACGCGTATTGCGCTCCACGAGCCGGGCAGCGAGCCTTTCCTCCAAGGCCGCCAGATGGCGGCTGGCGGCGGCGTTAGACATGCCGAGCACTTCCGCCGCCCGCGACAGGCTGCGCAGCTCCGCCGTCTTCACGAAAACCTCGATCTGCGCGAGCCGATCCATATTTCCGATTTCCGCAAAAGAGAGTTCCTAAAACTCTGCTTTATTTCCGAATTCTGCAAGTCTTAACTCTTTCCAACAACGACGACCCAAGGTCGAGGAAACGCACATGTCAGGTCCGGTCCGCCACATCGTGATGTGGCGCTTGCGCGGTGACACGCCGCAGGAGCGCATCGCTGCGCGCGCCAAGGTGAAGTCCGCTTTCGAGGGGCTCAGGGGCCTCATCGACGGCCTCACCCATGTCGAGATCGGTGTCGACGTCAGTGGCGTCGACTATGCCTGCGATGTCGTGTTGGTCAGCGAGTTCACCGATCGCGCCGCGCTGGAAGCCTACGCCACCCATCCCGAGCATTTGCGGGTCCGGCAGGAGCTCGCCGATCTGCGGATCGCGCGCTTCCAGGTCGACTATCTCGCCGACGAGGAGGCCATGGCCTTCGCCGGGGGCCCTTCGCACCGTCGCAGCGAAGTCGTCGCCGGCGAGTGAGCCGGAAGCATCCACCCCAATCCCGTTCCCAGAGGAGCGCCCGATGATCGAGACCTTCACCTATGAGGCTCTCCCCTCGCGGGTCCGCTTCGGGCGCGGCACGATCAGGGAGGTCGCCACAGAGGTGGAGCGTCTCGGCGCCAAGCGGGCGCTGGTGCTGACGACGCCACAGCAGGCGGGCGCGGGCGAGCGGCTCGGCGCCCTGCTCGGCCCCGCTCTCGCCGGGTATTTCACCGAGGCGACCATGCACACGCCGGTCGAGGTGACCGAGCGGGCCCTTGTCGCCCTGCGCGAAACCGGGGCCGATTGCGTCGTCGCGCTGGGCGGCGGTTCCACCACCGGGCTCGGCAAGGCGCTGGCGCTGCGCACCGGCGTGCCGCAGGTCGTCATCCCGACCACCTATGCCGGCTCGGAGATGACGCCGATCCTCGGCCAGACGGAAGCCGGCCGGAAGACGACGATCCGCTCGCTCGACGTGCTGCCGGAGACGGTGATCTACGATGTGGACTTGACGGTCAGCCTGCCGCCGATGCTCTCGGCGACGTCCGGCGTCAACGCCATGGCCCATGCAGTCGAGGCGCTCTATGCCCGGGACCGCAATCCGATCATCTCCCTGATGGCGGAGGACGGCATCCGCACGCTGTCCTCGGCCCTGCCGATCCTCGTCCATGAGCCGGCGAACATGGAGGCGCGCTCCAACGCGCTCTACGGCGCCTGGCTCTGCGGCTGCTGCCTCGGTGCGGTCGGGATGGCGCTGCATCACAAGCTCTGCCACACGCTCGGCGGCAGCTTCGACCTGCCCCATGCCGAGACACACACCGTCGTGCTGCCGCACGCCGTCGCCTACAACGCCTCAGCTGCGCCGGAGGCGATGGCGGCCATCTGCCGGGCGCTCGGTGCGCCCGACGCTGCGCAGGGCCTGTTCGACCTGGTGCGCGCGCTTGGCGTGCCGCTGTCGCTGGCCGAACTCGGCATGCCGGAGAGCGGCATCGAGACGGCGGCGGACATCGCCGTCGAGAACCCCTACTGGAATCCGCGCCCGATCACGCGCGACGGCATCCGCGACCTGATCGCCAACGCCTTCGCCGGCGAGCGGCCTCGCGCCGCCGTGAGCGAAGACGAGGCGGCCTGAGCCATGGCGCGCCGCATCCTCCTTTCGGGCGCCACCATCCTCTCGATGGACCCCGCCACGGGCGATCTGCCCCGCGGCGACATCCTCATCGCGGACGGAAAGATCGCCGCCATCGCGCCGCGAATCGAGGCCGGGGATGCCGAACAGGTCGACGCAACCGGGCGGATCGCGGTGCCGGGCTTCGTCAACGCCCATATGCATAGCTGGCAGACGGGCCTGCGCGGGCTCGCGGCCGACTGGACCCTGCTGGAGTATTTCCGCTGGCTCCATGCCGGGCTCGCCACCCTGTTCAAGCCGGAAGACATCGGCATCGCGACCTTGATGGGGGCGCTCGGCCAGATCGATGCCGGCACCGCGACGCTGGTCGACTGGTGCCACAACAACCCCACCCCCGCCCACACGGATGCCGCCGTCGAGGCGCTGGCCGAGAGCGGCATCCGCGCCGCCTTCTTCCACGGCTCGCCCAAGCCCGACCCGAAGCCCGGCGAGCCGCATTTCTCGGAGGTGCCGCATCCGCGCGCCGAGGTGGAGCGGCTGCGGCACGGCCGCTTCGCCAGCGACGACAGTCTGCTGACGCTCGGCCTCGCCATCCTCGGCCCGCATTACGCGACGCTGGACGTCGCCCGCGCCGACTTCCGTCTTGCGCGCGAATTCGGCCTCATCGCCTCGATGCATCAGGGCGGCGGCGCGGCCAAAACGCCGGGCGGATGGGAGAGGCTGATCGCAGAGGGACTGGTCGGGCCCGGCATCAACATCGTGCACGGCAACGACTTGCCCGACGAGCTGTTCGGGCAACTGGTCGATCTCGGCGCCTCCTTCTCCGTGACGCCGGAGAACGAGATGACACAGGGCCACGGTTTCCCGATCACCGGCCGGCTGCTCGCGCGTGGGGCCGCGCCGTCGCTGGGTGTCGATCTCGAATCCGTCCTCGCCGGCGACATGATGGGTGTCGCCCGCATCGCGCTCGGCATGCAACGCGCGCTCGACAATGCCGAAAGCCGCCGGGAGACCGGCGCCATTCCGCCGACGTCGACGATCCGCGTCCGGCAGGCACTCTCCTGGATCACCATCGAAGGTGCGCGAATGCTGGGCCTTGACCATCGCATCGGCTCGCTCGCGCCCGGAAAACAGGCCGACATCACGCTGATCGACACGCGCGCGCTGCATCTGCAGCCGGTGCACGACCCCGCCGCCACCGTCATCATGCAGGCCGGGCGCGGCGATATCGAAGCCGTGATTATCGCGGGACGTTTTGCGAAGCGGGACGGTAGGCTCCTGGCCGGGGGGCTGGACGAGAAACTCGCCCGCCTCGCCGCTTCCGGTATGCGGATCGTCGAGGAGCTTCGCCGCGGGCAGCGGGCGGCTTGAGGGTAACGGAATGACGGACAAGCAAACCATCGGCTGGATCGGGCTGGGCAAGATGGGGCTGCCCATCGCGACCCGCCTCGCGGCGGCCGGGCACGACATTGCCGGCTTCGACCGCGACCAGCAGCGCATCGCCGAAGCCTCGGAAGGCGGGGTCAAGCCCGCCGCCACGCTTTCGGATGCGGCCGGGCGCGATATCGTCTTCACTTCACTGCCGGACGACAAGGTGCTCGCCGCCGTCGCGCTCTCGGGCGGGCTCTTCGATGCCATGCGCAAGGGCGCGACCCTGGTCGAGACCTCGACGGTCAGCCCCACCATCTCGGCCGAGGTCGCGCGGGCGGCCGCGCAGCGCGGCGTCGCCTATCTGCGCGCTCCCGTCTCCGGCAATGCTGCCATCGCGCATACCGGCAACCTGACCTGCTTCGTCTCGGGGCCGCGCACGGCTTTCGACGCCTTCCTGCCGATCGCGCAGGACTTCACCCGCGCCCAGAAATATCTCGGCGAGGCCGAGGAGGCGCGCTTCGCCAAGCTCGCCGTCAACCTGATGATCGCGGTTTCCGCCGCGATGATGGGCGAGAGCATCGTGCTCGCCCGCAAGGGCAACCTCGCCTGGCAGGACATCCTGGACGTGCTGACCAACAGCGCCGTCGGCTCGCCCATGGTTCACTACAAGGCCAAGAGCCTGGAGACGCGCGACTTTGCCTCGACCTTCTCCTGCCGGCAGATGGCCAAGGATCTCGACCTGATCATCGGCGCCGGCCACGCCGCCGAGATGGCGATGCCGCTGGCGACGCTGACGC
It includes:
- a CDS encoding Dabb family protein translates to MSGPVRHIVMWRLRGDTPQERIAARAKVKSAFEGLRGLIDGLTHVEIGVDVSGVDYACDVVLVSEFTDRAALEAYATHPEHLRVRQELADLRIARFQVDYLADEEAMAFAGGPSHRRSEVVAGE
- a CDS encoding maleylacetate reductase — its product is MIETFTYEALPSRVRFGRGTIREVATEVERLGAKRALVLTTPQQAGAGERLGALLGPALAGYFTEATMHTPVEVTERALVALRETGADCVVALGGGSTTGLGKALALRTGVPQVVIPTTYAGSEMTPILGQTEAGRKTTIRSLDVLPETVIYDVDLTVSLPPMLSATSGVNAMAHAVEALYARDRNPIISLMAEDGIRTLSSALPILVHEPANMEARSNALYGAWLCGCCLGAVGMALHHKLCHTLGGSFDLPHAETHTVVLPHAVAYNASAAPEAMAAICRALGAPDAAQGLFDLVRALGVPLSLAELGMPESGIETAADIAVENPYWNPRPITRDGIRDLIANAFAGERPRAAVSEDEAA
- a CDS encoding amidohydrolase family protein, encoding MARRILLSGATILSMDPATGDLPRGDILIADGKIAAIAPRIEAGDAEQVDATGRIAVPGFVNAHMHSWQTGLRGLAADWTLLEYFRWLHAGLATLFKPEDIGIATLMGALGQIDAGTATLVDWCHNNPTPAHTDAAVEALAESGIRAAFFHGSPKPDPKPGEPHFSEVPHPRAEVERLRHGRFASDDSLLTLGLAILGPHYATLDVARADFRLAREFGLIASMHQGGGAAKTPGGWERLIAEGLVGPGINIVHGNDLPDELFGQLVDLGASFSVTPENEMTQGHGFPITGRLLARGAAPSLGVDLESVLAGDMMGVARIALGMQRALDNAESRRETGAIPPTSTIRVRQALSWITIEGARMLGLDHRIGSLAPGKQADITLIDTRALHLQPVHDPAATVIMQAGRGDIEAVIIAGRFAKRDGRLLAGGLDEKLARLAASGMRIVEELRRGQRAA
- a CDS encoding NAD(P)-dependent oxidoreductase — protein: MTDKQTIGWIGLGKMGLPIATRLAAAGHDIAGFDRDQQRIAEASEGGVKPAATLSDAAGRDIVFTSLPDDKVLAAVALSGGLFDAMRKGATLVETSTVSPTISAEVARAAAQRGVAYLRAPVSGNAAIAHTGNLTCFVSGPRTAFDAFLPIAQDFTRAQKYLGEAEEARFAKLAVNLMIAVSAAMMGESIVLARKGNLAWQDILDVLTNSAVGSPMVHYKAKSLETRDFASTFSCRQMAKDLDLIIGAGHAAEMAMPLATLTRETYGALIGRGDGEADFISTVRLAEWLAGLGEPELDRNEGRLG